CCGCGGAGAGCTCACCCTCGGTGATCGGGCTCAGGTAGCCCAGGACGTGGGCGGCGTTGACGCCGTAGGGCTTCGGGTAGGCACGGACGCTCTGCTCCTGGACCACGAGGCCCGGGTAGTCCTCGGCCTGCTCGCGGATCAGCTGGGCGACGGGCTGCTCCACGTCGTCATCGAGCGGGATGGGCTGGTAGGGCGAGCCGTTCCAGCAGGTGCCGCTGACCGCACCCGGCGTGCCGCAGTCGAGGAGGCGGGCCCTGATCGCCGAAGCCTTGGTGTCCAGCGCCTTGGCGACCCGCGTCAGCAGGAGCTCCTGGTCGTCCTCCGAGAGGCCTCCGACCGTGGTGCGGTCCAGCGAGACCACCCACGAGCTCCGGTTGGCCACCAGCGGGCGGCCCTGGTCGTCGACGATCAGGCCACGGTCGGGCTGCACGATGACCTGGCGCACCGACTGCGATGCGGCCTGGGCCCGGTAGTCATCGCCGCTCGCAACCTGGAGGTACCAGAGCCGGACCAGCAGGGTCGCGAAGAGCGAGAGCACCAGCGCCTGCACGACGACCAGCCGCAGCCGGCTGCGCTGAGCGGCGGACTGCTGCGGCGAGAGGGGGCGGGTGCTCATGCGTAGGCGCTCCGCGCCGGCTCCAGGCGGCGGAAGAGGTACATCAGCGGGGGCACGATGAAGGGCGTCAGCAGCACGTCCCAGACCAGCGCCACGAGGATCACCTCGAGCATCTCGGCCACCGGCACCGCCGGATCCTGCAGGATCAGGCCACCGAGCGCGAACACCGAGTTGCCGAGGAACGAGCACGCCGCGACGGCAGCGACGACCATCGAGGCACTGGGCTGCGCACCCTGGCCGCCCTGCCCCGGCATGCGCATGCGGCCCGCGACGTGTCCCACGATCACCAGTGCCAGCGCCCAGCGTCCGACGTAGTGGTCGGCCGGCGGTGCCAGGTCGAGGAGCAGGCCGGCGGCGAAGCCCAGGACCGCGGCGTACTGCGGGCCACGGGTGAGCGCGGCGGCGACCACGACCAGCAGGGCCAGGTCAGGGACCACTCCGCGCCAGGTCAGGTGCGGGAAGAGCGAGACCTGGAGGACGACGGCAACCAGCAGGGCGAGGACGGCGATCACGCCGCGGAACAGGCTCATCGCTCGTCCTTCCGGGGGTCGACGAGGGCGCGGTCGGTGGTGCTGCCCGTGGGCACGACGACGCCGACCAGGTCGAGCGAGGTGAAGTCGACGAAGGGGGTGATCTCCACCCGGCGCGAGGTCTCGCGCGGGCTGGAGAAGACGGCGCGGACGGTGCCGATCGGCACCCCGGCGATGTAGGGGGCGCCGTCCTCGCTGCCGAACGTGAGGACGCTGTCCCCCTCGTTGGCGACCACGGCTGCGTCGACGAGCTTCATGTCGAGCGTCGGGTCGCCGCCGAACTGGCCGCGTCCCTGCAGGAAGCCGAGCTCCATGCTCGAGCCGAGGCGGCCACCGACGACCGAGTCGCGGTCGAGCAGCAGCAGGACCGTGGCGGTCTTGCGGGTCGCGGCGACCACGCGGCCGACCAGACCGTCGTCGCTGACCACCGTCAGGTCGGCATGCACGCCGTCGGTGGTGCCGGCGTCGATCGTGACCGTCTGCGAGAAGGCCTGTGCTGCGCCGTGCCCGATCACGTGGGCGGCGACGATCGTGTGGCCCTGAGCCGCTGCGGACTGGCTGAGCTTGTCGTACTCGCGGAGCCGGTTGCGGTCGTAGCCCGCGGTCGCGAGCTGCTGGCGCAGCTGGGAGTTCTCGTCCTCCAGCGCACCGACCTCGTCCTCGAGCGAGCCCTTGGTGCGGAAGTAGCGCGGCACGGAGGCGAAGGGCTGCACGACGCCGTTGGTGAACTGCTCGGCCGGGCCGAGGGCTTCGCCGACGACGTCACGCGCGGGGTCGAGGATGCCGCCGGCGTGGTCGAGCGTGATCAGGGTGACTGAGGCCAGCACCAGCGCGACCAGGGTGGAGCGTGAGGGCCGGTCACGTGCGTCGAACCCGTCGAGGGCTCGCCAGCGCTTCTCCCGCCGCTCGGGACCGTCGCCCCACTTCTCACCGACGGCCATCAGTACCGCCGGCGGTCGGAGACGAGCACCTGCTGGAGGGCTTCGAACTCCTCGACGCACTTGCCGGCACCGAGCGCGACGCTGGTCAGCGGGTCCTCGGCGACGTGGACCGGCATGCCCGTCTCGTGGCGGATGCGTTCGTCGAGGCCGCGGAGGAGCGCTCCGCCACCGGTCAGCACGATGCCGCGGTCCATGATGTCGCCGGCGAGCTCGGGCGGTGTCTGGTCGAGCGTGGTCCGCACCGCGTCGACGATGTTGTGCAGGGGCTCCTCGAGCGCCTGGCGCACCTCGGCGCTGGAGACGACGACGGTGCGCGGCAGGCCAGAGATCATGTCGCGGCCACGGATCTCGGCCTCGGGCTCCTTGGGCAGCGGGAAGGCCGACCCGAGGGTCATCTTCACTTCCTCGGCGGTGCGCTCCCCCAGCATCAGGGAGTACTCCTTCTTCATCCACGCGACGATCGCCTGGTCGAGGTCGTCGCCTGCCGTCCGCACCGAGAGAGAGGTGACGATGCCGCCGAGCGAGATGACCGCGACCTCGGTCGTGCCTCCGCCGATGTCGACGACCATGTTGCCGGTCGCCTCGTGCACCGGCAGGCCGGCACCGATCGCAGCAGCCATCGGCTCCTCGACGATGTAGACCCGGCGGGCACCTGCCTGGTAGCCCGCCTCCTTGACCGCGCGCTGCTCGACCGCGGTGATGCCGCTCGGCACGCAGATCACCAGACGGGGCTTGGCGAAGTAGCGGCGGCGGTGCACCTGCTGGATGAAGAACCGGAGCATCTGCTCGGTCGCATCGAAGTCGGCGATGACGCCGTCCTTGAGGGGACGGATCGCGGTGATGTTGTCGGGCGTGCGGCCGATCATGCGCTTGGCCTCGTGGCCGACGGCCAGGACCTCACCGGTGTTCTCGTTGAGGGCGACGACCGAAGGTTCGTCTAGCAGGATCCCCTTGCCACGCACATAGACGAGCGTGTTGGCAGTGCCGAGGTCAACGGCCATGTCGCGGCCGATGAAGCTGTTCGCCATGGGAAATGCCTCTGCGGTGTGGGGGAAGTCGAAGTACGCCGCACGACGTACTCGCCCACGAGGGTAGGTTCCGGACACGCCCCGATCGGGGAGCCACGCCGCGCGCGTCACGGACCCCGCCCGAAGGCGGGGTCCGTGCGCTATTTCCGGCTGTTCCAGGCGGGCGGAGCTACTTGACCAGCTGGATCGTCACGTTGCGGTACGTGCCGTCGTCAAGGCGGATGGTGAGGACCCACGAGCCCGTCGTGAAGGCGGTCGGCGTGGTCGCCCCCGGGTTGAGATAACCCGACTTGGTCGACAGGTTGAAGATGTACTGCCCCGCAGCGCTGTCGTAGCGGAACAGGTTGCCCGTTGTCGCCGCGGAGGTCGAGATCGTCTCGTCGACTCCAGCGTCGGCGCTGCCGTCGTACTTCTTCACGGTCAGCGACGAGACCGCGTCGCTGATCGGTGCTCCGTTGCAGGTGAGCCGGAACTTCACCGGGATGGTGCTTCCCAGCTTGAACCGGCTGGAGCCGTCCGGGTTGATCGGCTGCAGCACGCCGCTGAACGCGCCACCGTAGGTCACCGTGTAGACGCGGGACTCGGTGACGCTGTTGTCCGCGTTGTCGGTGGCGGTCGCCTCGTAGGAGTAGGTCCCGACTCCCGAGGGCACCGCGGACGGGGTCCAGGTGTCCGAGGACGAGGCGAGTCCAGAGAGCGCATCGGCTGGCGCGAAGGACGGCCGGGCGGGAGCACCCGTGGCACAGACGTCATACGCACCCGACGCAAGGCCACTGACCCCGAGTGTCGGGTCGGTCAGGTCGATGTCGATGTCGCTCGCGGTGTCGGTCGTCTGGCGGCCGGCGTTGTCGGTGGCGGTGCCGGTGACCTCCTGGTCAGCGCCCTCCCCGAGCGTCGTGTCCCCGGTGCACGACGCGATCAGCGAGGTGACGTCGTCGCACGCGAAGCTGACGTCGACGGCTGTGTTGAACCAGCCGTTGCCGTTGGGGGTCGCCGGTTCGAGCGTGTGGTCGATGGTCGGGTCGACGCTGTCGATCCGGGCCTCCGCGTCGTCCGAGCCGGTGTTGCCCTGGGCATCCGACGCGGTGCAGGCGACGGTGTGGGTGCCGTCGCCGGTGACCGCCACCGTGCCCGGGTTGCTCACCGGACTGGACGCGGCGCCGTCGACCGAGCAGTCGAGCGAGGTGACCCCCACGTTGTCCGTCGCGGAGACCGCCACATCCACCGGACTGTTGAGGAACCAGCCGTTGGCGCCGTCCGCGGGGAGGACCAGGGCGACGGTGACGATCGGCGCGATCGCGTCGTCACAGGCGTCGCCGATGCCGTCACCATCGGAGTCGTCCTGACCGGGGTTGGCGACGTTCACGCAGTTGTCGTCGGCATCGTCGACGCCGTCGGCATCGGTGTCGACGGGTTCGGGCTCGCCATCGGTCACGACGACCGTGAAGGCTGCGCCCGACGTGTTGAAGTCCGCGGACGTCGCCGCCTGGGTGGTGGCCACGGACTGGAACGGGAAGGTCAGGTTGGTCGTGCCCTCGACGAGCCCGGTCACCGTGATCACCGGCGGCACTCCGTCGCATCCTCCGAAAGTGACCGTCGACGGCGTGTCCGCGATCCCGGCAGTCGAGCTCGTGACGCCGAGGACCAGCGTGTGGACCGAACCGGTCAGGTTGCAACCGTTCTTGACGTCCCCGCCGGTCTCTCCGTAGGTGAAGGAGATGTTGGCGGAGTCACCCACCTCCAGGGTCAGGGTGCGGACCCCCTCGACCACCACGATGTCGGCATCGGGGTTGGTGACGGTGTCAGCGAAGGCGGCCAGCGGAAGGCTGGCAGCAACGAGCGCGAGCGCGGCAAGTGAGAAGGAGGCTGCCGTGCGGAGGAGGGAGGGTGTCGGCATGAGTCGAACCTAGGGGCGTTCTCAGCGCCCCTAGGCGCGATCGGACGGACCCTCGGGGCGAGCCACCCGACCCCATCATCAGGCATGGCATCCCCGGGCCACGGGGCACTGGGGTAGGCACTGGGGTCCGCTCAGAACCCGCAGTCGACCCGGCGCAGCGCGCGGGTCTGGGCGAGGTCGAGGCGCAGCACCTGGGGTACGACGAGCTCGTGCGCGTCGAGGTAGGCGCGGGTGGCCGACTCGCTCACCGTCCAGATGTCCTGACCGCGGAACTCGAGGTCCTCCGAGCCGGGCACGAAGTCGCGCGCGGCCCGACCGGGCTCACGGAGCTCGGCGCAGTGCGTGCTGCTCGCGTTGGTCCAGAGCCCGCGTGGTCCGTCGCCGAGCCCCTGGAGCTTGATCGGCATCTGGCGCGAGGAGGTCGCGGCGGGAAGCGTGCGCCGGCCGGGTTCGACGATCCGGGACTTGTCGAACCACCACAGGCGGCCGTGACGGCTCTCCTTGTAGGACCCGATGCCGAGCCGGTTGCCGGCGATCACCAGCGTCGAGCCGCGCACTCCCGATGGGAGCGACCAGACCCGCTTCACTGCGCGGGGCGTGGTGAGGGCGTTGGGGTCGAGCAGCCAGAGCCGCCCGGTCTCGAGCAGCCACAACCCGTGCTGGTCGAGCTCGAGGCCGCCGCCGTGGCGGCAGAAGGTGCTGGTGCCGTTGACCGTCGCAGTGAACCTGGTTGCGAACTGGAGGACCTTGCCCGTCGCCGGGTCGAGCACCGCGATCTGGCACGGCCGGTTCCCGTAGGTGGGATACCAGTGGTAGCCGCCCACGAAGATCTTGGTGACCGCTCCGGTCGAGCTTGTGCCGAGCGCGAGTGCCTGCGGGACGAACGACTGCTTGTCGGGGTCCACCTGCGGGATCCAGTACGCCGCGCAGACGGCCGACGACGCGGCGTACCTGCGCAGGGGTGGGCGCATCAGGTCGGCCTCGGTGCCCTTGACCGCGTCGTAGGAGACACCGTGGCAACGCGGGGTCGACGCGACCGACTGGATCGAACGCTCGCGGGAACCCTGGCCGACAGCGCGATCGTCCGTCGTCACCGGCGAGCAGCCGGCCAGCAGCAACATCGCTGCTGCGGCTACTCCCCCGAGAACGCGCATGGCCTGGTGCTGGATCAGCCGAGTCCGGGGAACCAGATGGCGATCTCGCGCTCGGCCGACTCCGGGGAGTCCGAGCCGTGCACGATGTTCTGCTGGACCGCGAGGCCCCAGTCACGGCCGAGGTCGCCGCGGATCGTGCCGGGCGCGGAGACGGTCGGGTCGGTCGCGCCGGCGAGGGAGCGGAAGCCCTCGATGCAGCGCTCACCCTCGATCACGATCGCGGCCACCGGGCCGGAGAGCATGAAGTCGACCAGCGGCTGGTAGAACGGCTTGCCCTCGTGCTCGGCGTAGTGGGCAGCGAGCAGCTCGGGGGTGGCGCTGCGCAGCTCCAGCGCGGCGAGCGTGTAGCCCTTGGCCTCGATCCGGCGGATCACCTCACCGGTGAGTCCCCGGCGGACACCATCGGGCTTGACGAGGACGAGAGAGCGCTGAGTCATGTGCCACAGGCTATCCACTCTTCCCGCCGGGCCGCTCGTGGGCATACGTTCCCTCCATGTCCGACCTCGATGCCCTCCTCGCCAACCTGCCCATCGACGCGCTCGCCGCCCAGATCGGCGAGGACCCGGACGAGGTCCGCCAGGCTGCCGCCGTTGCGCTGCCGGCGCTGCTCGGCGGGCTTGACGCCAACGCCCAGGATGGCGGAGCCGCGTCGCTGCTGGAGGCGTTGGCGCAGCACGAGGGCAGGTCTCCCGGGGATCCGGCTGCGATCGATGCGACCGACGGCGAGAAGATCGCAGCGCACATCTTCGGCGACCAGCAGGAGCAGGTGATCAGCCAGCTCGGCTCGACCGGCGTCGCCAGTGGACTGCTGCAGAAGCTGATCCCGCTGCTGGCGCCGATGGTGATGGCCTGGGTGGCCGGCCAGATGGCGGGCAAGGGCGCTGCGCCGTCCGCCGGCGGGGACCCGGGCACACTCGGCAGGATCCTCGAGCAGGTGCTCAAGGGCGCCCTCGGCGGCGGGGCCCCGTCGCAGGCCCCCACTGCCGGCTCGATCCTCAGCGACATCCTCGGCGGCCTGCTCGGCGGCGGCCGCCGCTGAGGCGGAGCCCGATCGCCAAAATCCGCCTTTCGCCGACAGCTGCCCGGGTCTCCGGGGAGACTTGGCCAATGAGTTCCGGCGTTTGGACCCTTGGCCGGCGGCCGGCGCTTGACGGTCTCCGCGCGTTCGCGGTGGCCCTGGTCCTCTCCGCCCACGTGGGCATCCCAGGCGCCCGGCCACTCGGCGGCGTCGGGGTCACCGTCTTCTTCGCACTCTCCGGGTTCCTCATCACGACGCTGCTGCTCGAAGAGCGCGCCCAGCACGGCAGCATCTCGTTCCGCGGCTTCTACGTTCGGCGCATCCGACGGCTCACCCCTGCCCTGGTTGCCTGCGTCGTGCTCGGGATCGCCCTGGAGGTCGCCTTCGAGGGCACGGTCCGGTGGGAGCAGGTCGCAGCGGCGCTGACGTACACCACCAACCTCTACGTCCCGAGCGTCGGAGCGTGGCCGGGCGGCCCCTACGACCACACCTGGTCACTCGCGGTGGAGGAGCAGTTCTACCTGCTCTGGCCTCTCGCGCTCCTCGCGCTTGCCCGGCTGTCGCGCCGAGAGATCCTCCTGTTCCTGCCGTTGTGCATCCTCGGGTCAGCGATCTTCAGGGTGCTCACCTACCAGCCCGGGACCGTGGGCCACTCCTACGTCAGCCTGATCTCACGTGCCGACGAGCTGCTGATCGGAGCCGCGCTCGCGGTGGCCATGCACGGCCGTCCGCCACGGCTCCGCTCGACAACCCTGGTCGCACCGCTGCTCGTGGCGATCGTCGCCGCCGGGTTCTGGTGCCCAGGGCTGCTCATGCCGACGGTCGTCGCGCTGCTCACGGCGGGCGTCGTGCAGGTGGCAGCCACATCGACTCCCCGGGTGTTGAGCATCCGAGTCATGACCTGGCTCGGCCAGCGCTCATACGGGATCTACCTCTACAACACACCGGTCGTCTGGGCAGTCGAGCACTTCGGGCTGCCGTGGCAGGTGGCCGGCACCGTGATCGTCGCCGGCTCAATCGCCTTGGCGGCAGCGTCCTACCGATGGGTGGAGCAACCCTTCCTCGCTCGCCGCGGGTCGGCGACGCAAGGCGACCCGCAGAGCCTGCCCATCGCGGCCCGGTGAACGTCAGGAGCACCGATCCGCGCGCTGGGGCGGAGCTCAGGAGCCGGCAGCCTGCTCCGCGTCGTACGCCGCGTAGGCCGCGGCCTGCTCGCGCTCGATCTTCATCCCGAGCCAGTACGCCGTGAACCACAGGATCGCGAAGAGCCCGCCGACCAGGAACATCATCGGGACGACGAAGCCGATCCCGACGGCGGCGATCTGCACGAGGTGCCCGGCCCCGTAGGCCCACGGGCGACGCAGCATCCCGGAGAGCACGATGCAGAGGACGCAGAGCCCGACCCCTATCGGCACCGCAACCCCGGCAGACACGTCAGCGACCGTGATCATCACCGGCGTCGTCAACCCGAGCGCGATTGCCTCGAGGAACAGGATCGCGGCGCACATGCCGCGGCGGGGGGACTTCATCGACGGCTCCTCAGCAGGGCGCGGGCCTCGCCCACGGTGATCACCGACCCGGTGACGAGAACACCGCCGGCACCCATCGCCTCGCCGTAGGCCGCTCCGGCCTCTGCAAGGGCGGCGGCGCGGTCGATGGCGTCGCGCAGGTCGGGTTCGATGGTGACCCGGTCCTCGCCGAAGACCTCGATCGCAGCCCGGCCGAGCTCGGCGGCAGTCATCGATCGCGGGGTGGAGTTCTGGGTGCAGATGAGGTGGGACATGTGCGGCTCGAAGGCAGCAAGAACGCCTTCATAGTCCTTGTCAGCCATGACGCCCATGACGCCGATCAGCGGCTCGAAGGCGAACGAGTCCTCGAGCGCGGCGGCGGTGGCCTCGGCGCCGTGCGGGTTGTGGGCGGCGTCGAGCACGATCGTCGGCGAGCGACGGATCACCTCGAGCCGGCCGGGCGACGACATCTCGGCGAACGCCTCACGCACCACGTCGTCAGCCAGCGGCGACTCACCGGCGAAGGCCTCCACCGCCGCGAGGGCGACGGCGGCGTTCTGGGCCTGGTGGGCACCGAAGAGCGGCAGGAACAGCTCGTCGTACCGGGCGCGGAGGCCCTGGATCGACACGGTCTGGCCACCCACGGCCGGGACGCGCGACACGACCGAGAACTCCATGGCCTCACGGGCGACGGTCGCGCCGACCTCGACCGCACGCTCGATGAGTACGGCGGCGACGTCTGCGGTCTGCTGCGCGAGGATCACCTGGGAGCCGGGCTTGATGATGCCGGACTTCTCGCGGGCGATCTCGACGGCGCTGTCGCCGAGGTACTTCGCGTGGTCGACCGAGATCGGCAGCACCACGGCCACCGCTGCGTCCATCACGTTCGTGGCGTCCCACGAGCCGCCCATGCCCACCTCGACGACGGCGACGTCGACCGGGGCGTCGGCGAACGCGGCGTACGCCATGCCGACGACGGCCTCGAAGAACGAGAGCGGGTGGTCCTCGCTGGCGTCGACCAGCGGCATGTACGGCGCGACGTCGTTGAACGCCTGCACGAACTGCTCGTCGGTCAGCGGCTCCCCGTCGACCGAGATGCGCTCGCTCATCTTCTCCACGTGCGGGCTGGTGAAGCGGCCCGTCCGGAGGTTGAGCGCGTGCAGCAACGTGTCGATCATGCGCGACGTCGAGGTCTTGCCGTTGGTGCCGGTCAGGTGGATCACCGGGTAGGCGTCCTGCGGGCGGCCGAGCAGCTCGGTGAACGCCTCGATGCGCTCCAGCGATGGCTCGAGCTTCGTCTCGGGCCATCGGGACAGAAGTGCGTCCTCGGCCTCGTTGAACGTTTCGGCAGGGCGGCCCGCAGGCACAGGGAAGTCAGTCATCGCGCGCTCAGTCTAGGCGCGCGCGCCATCTCGCTCGTCCGTGGATCAACCGCCGGCGTCAGGCCTCCAGGACGAGGTTCGCCATGTCGACCACGGGGGTGAACCCGATCCGCGCATAGAGCGCGTTGGAGACCGGGTTGGCCTGGTCCGTGAAGAGGCACGGGGTGGCGCCCGCATCGAGCGCGATCTGGGCGAGCGCCGCGACCGTTGCTCCGGCATAGCCGCGCCCGCGGTGCTCGGGCGGGGTGAAGACCGGGCCGATGCGGGCCGCGCCGAAGCTCGGTGGATTCAGCGCAGACAGGTGCACGGGTGTCCCGTCGACCTCCCAGATCCACAGGTCCCCGCTCGCGATGCGCCGCAGCATCTCGTCGGGCGGAGGGACCTCCGCTGCGTGGGTCCCGACCGGACGGCCGGCCTGCTGGTCGGCGTCGACGAAGAACGCGGCGTACCACGCGAGGGCCAGCGGCAGGTCGGCGTACGTCGCCGGGCGGAGGTCGCCGGCCGGCACACGCGGTGGGACCACCGACTGCAGCTGGTGCAACCGCGAGTGGACCGCGACGGTCGCCTTGCGTGAGGCGAGCCGGGCCAGCTCGTCCGCGCAGACCTGCGTCGCGGGCAGGGCCCCGTTGAGCGCGAGCACCTCCTCGCCGCGCCCATGCAGGGCGTGCGCGAGTGCGACGGCAGCCTCCTGCGGCATCGGCAGGACGAAGAGCGGCCGGGGCGCGAAGGGCGCGCTCCGCATCGCCACCCCGACGACCTCACCGGCCCCGTCCGCGCCGACCGAGCGCGCCACCAGCCACCAGTCATCCGGAGGCAGGTCGCCGCCGCGCTGCTCGACGGCCGCACCTCGATGGGCCATCGTCGCAACGACCGTGCTGAGCACCGAGTCCTGGGCGAGGTGCTCCCCGGCCTCCGTGAGGAAGGCCGACGGCGAGGCGAGGAACTCGAGCGACACGGCCATGCGCCGAGGCTAGCCAGCCGTTTCACCTGCGGCTATGGATTTTCAGCGCCCGTCAGTGCCCCCGTAACATTCGGCCCATGACTGACTCCCCCCAGACCACCGCTCCCGACACGACCACGGAGGCCGCTGCGGCCCCTGCCGTCGTCGTACCGGAGAAGCCGGCGCTGGAGGGCCTCGAGACGAAGTGGGCCG
This genomic interval from Nocardioides cavernaquae contains the following:
- the mreD gene encoding rod shape-determining protein MreD; this translates as MSLFRGVIAVLALLVAVVLQVSLFPHLTWRGVVPDLALLVVVAAALTRGPQYAAVLGFAAGLLLDLAPPADHYVGRWALALVIVGHVAGRMRMPGQGGQGAQPSASMVVAAVAACSFLGNSVFALGGLILQDPAVPVAEMLEVILVALVWDVLLTPFIVPPLMYLFRRLEPARSAYA
- the mreC gene encoding rod shape-determining protein MreC produces the protein MAVGEKWGDGPERREKRWRALDGFDARDRPSRSTLVALVLASVTLITLDHAGGILDPARDVVGEALGPAEQFTNGVVQPFASVPRYFRTKGSLEDEVGALEDENSQLRQQLATAGYDRNRLREYDKLSQSAAAQGHTIVAAHVIGHGAAQAFSQTVTIDAGTTDGVHADLTVVSDDGLVGRVVAATRKTATVLLLLDRDSVVGGRLGSSMELGFLQGRGQFGGDPTLDMKLVDAAVVANEGDSVLTFGSEDGAPYIAGVPIGTVRAVFSSPRETSRRVEITPFVDFTSLDLVGVVVPTGSTTDRALVDPRKDER
- a CDS encoding rod shape-determining protein, with product MANSFIGRDMAVDLGTANTLVYVRGKGILLDEPSVVALNENTGEVLAVGHEAKRMIGRTPDNITAIRPLKDGVIADFDATEQMLRFFIQQVHRRRYFAKPRLVICVPSGITAVEQRAVKEAGYQAGARRVYIVEEPMAAAIGAGLPVHEATGNMVVDIGGGTTEVAVISLGGIVTSLSVRTAGDDLDQAIVAWMKKEYSLMLGERTAEEVKMTLGSAFPLPKEPEAEIRGRDMISGLPRTVVVSSAEVRQALEEPLHNIVDAVRTTLDQTPPELAGDIMDRGIVLTGGGALLRGLDERIRHETGMPVHVAEDPLTSVALGAGKCVEEFEALQQVLVSDRRRY
- a CDS encoding PxKF domain-containing protein, whose translation is MPTPSLLRTAASFSLAALALVAASLPLAAFADTVTNPDADIVVVEGVRTLTLEVGDSANISFTYGETGGDVKNGCNLTGSVHTLVLGVTSSTAGIADTPSTVTFGGCDGVPPVITVTGLVEGTTNLTFPFQSVATTQAATSADFNTSGAAFTVVVTDGEPEPVDTDADGVDDADDNCVNVANPGQDDSDGDGIGDACDDAIAPIVTVALVLPADGANGWFLNSPVDVAVSATDNVGVTSLDCSVDGAASSPVSNPGTVAVTGDGTHTVACTASDAQGNTGSDDAEARIDSVDPTIDHTLEPATPNGNGWFNTAVDVSFACDDVTSLIASCTGDTTLGEGADQEVTGTATDNAGRQTTDTASDIDIDLTDPTLGVSGLASGAYDVCATGAPARPSFAPADALSGLASSSDTWTPSAVPSGVGTYSYEATATDNADNSVTESRVYTVTYGGAFSGVLQPINPDGSSRFKLGSTIPVKFRLTCNGAPISDAVSSLTVKKYDGSADAGVDETISTSAATTGNLFRYDSAAGQYIFNLSTKSGYLNPGATTPTAFTTGSWVLTIRLDDGTYRNVTIQLVK
- the ndk gene encoding nucleoside-diphosphate kinase; amino-acid sequence: MTQRSLVLVKPDGVRRGLTGEVIRRIEAKGYTLAALELRSATPELLAAHYAEHEGKPFYQPLVDFMLSGPVAAIVIEGERCIEGFRSLAGATDPTVSAPGTIRGDLGRDWGLAVQQNIVHGSDSPESAEREIAIWFPGLG
- a CDS encoding DUF937 domain-containing protein, whose translation is MSDLDALLANLPIDALAAQIGEDPDEVRQAAAVALPALLGGLDANAQDGGAASLLEALAQHEGRSPGDPAAIDATDGEKIAAHIFGDQQEQVISQLGSTGVASGLLQKLIPLLAPMVMAWVAGQMAGKGAAPSAGGDPGTLGRILEQVLKGALGGGAPSQAPTAGSILSDILGGLLGGGRR
- a CDS encoding acyltransferase family protein; translation: MSSGVWTLGRRPALDGLRAFAVALVLSAHVGIPGARPLGGVGVTVFFALSGFLITTLLLEERAQHGSISFRGFYVRRIRRLTPALVACVVLGIALEVAFEGTVRWEQVAAALTYTTNLYVPSVGAWPGGPYDHTWSLAVEEQFYLLWPLALLALARLSRREILLFLPLCILGSAIFRVLTYQPGTVGHSYVSLISRADELLIGAALAVAMHGRPPRLRSTTLVAPLLVAIVAAGFWCPGLLMPTVVALLTAGVVQVAATSTPRVLSIRVMTWLGQRSYGIYLYNTPVVWAVEHFGLPWQVAGTVIVAGSIALAAASYRWVEQPFLARRGSATQGDPQSLPIAAR
- a CDS encoding DUF4233 domain-containing protein is translated as MKSPRRGMCAAILFLEAIALGLTTPVMITVADVSAGVAVPIGVGLCVLCIVLSGMLRRPWAYGAGHLVQIAAVGIGFVVPMMFLVGGLFAILWFTAYWLGMKIEREQAAAYAAYDAEQAAGS
- a CDS encoding bifunctional folylpolyglutamate synthase/dihydrofolate synthase; the encoded protein is MTDFPVPAGRPAETFNEAEDALLSRWPETKLEPSLERIEAFTELLGRPQDAYPVIHLTGTNGKTSTSRMIDTLLHALNLRTGRFTSPHVEKMSERISVDGEPLTDEQFVQAFNDVAPYMPLVDASEDHPLSFFEAVVGMAYAAFADAPVDVAVVEVGMGGSWDATNVMDAAVAVVLPISVDHAKYLGDSAVEIAREKSGIIKPGSQVILAQQTADVAAVLIERAVEVGATVAREAMEFSVVSRVPAVGGQTVSIQGLRARYDELFLPLFGAHQAQNAAVALAAVEAFAGESPLADDVVREAFAEMSSPGRLEVIRRSPTIVLDAAHNPHGAEATAAALEDSFAFEPLIGVMGVMADKDYEGVLAAFEPHMSHLICTQNSTPRSMTAAELGRAAIEVFGEDRVTIEPDLRDAIDRAAALAEAGAAYGEAMGAGGVLVTGSVITVGEARALLRSRR
- a CDS encoding GNAT family N-acetyltransferase — translated: MAVSLEFLASPSAFLTEAGEHLAQDSVLSTVVATMAHRGAAVEQRGGDLPPDDWWLVARSVGADGAGEVVGVAMRSAPFAPRPLFVLPMPQEAAVALAHALHGRGEEVLALNGALPATQVCADELARLASRKATVAVHSRLHQLQSVVPPRVPAGDLRPATYADLPLALAWYAAFFVDADQQAGRPVGTHAAEVPPPDEMLRRIASGDLWIWEVDGTPVHLSALNPPSFGAARIGPVFTPPEHRGRGYAGATVAALAQIALDAGATPCLFTDQANPVSNALYARIGFTPVVDMANLVLEA